The stretch of DNA CACGCCGGCTCACGGTCATGCACAGCCCACTGCCATGATGAAACAGAGCAAGCGCACTCTGGACGTAACAACACTTGTGGCCTACCTCTCGAATCAGCTGTCTGGCGACGAGCGCGCAGAAGTCACCGCCGTCCTCGTGCGGGACCCGGAATCGCGCGAACTGCTGGCCATGGCAGCAAAAGCGATGAGCGTGGAGAAGGACAGGCACCGAGGCCAGCTCGTCGTGGACTCCGCCGACCGGAAGGCGCAGAGGAAGGGATCACCACGAACCACGGCCAAAGAAAGGGCGTTGAAGTCGAGACGCGGCTAGGAAAGCGGTCACTCTGCATCACGGGCTATCAATGATTCTCTTTGCGTGCGCGCGCGACGCGTCATTATCGGAGATCCAGAAGTACGGACTGAGGTTTTCTGGTCTCGGCCATAAGTTGTATCGAACGCTCGCCGGAGCCACACGAGATTGCGGGGGCAAGATCCTGGCGGTTGAACTGGAAAAAGCGGACCTGGCGGGTTGCACGATCAAAGACACGACCGTCCTCGCACCACAGGTTCGGTTGTCGTCCTTTCGAAATCTCAATCCCTACCTTCCGCTGGTCGACGTCGTGGCAGGCGGCGGCCTGGTCGTGAAACAAGTCAAAAGGAAGAACAAGGTCATCGTGATCCACCGCCGGGGAGTGTGGGATCTGCCGAAGGGGAAACGGGATAACGGAGAGTCCATTGAAACATGCGCAAGACGCGAGGTGTGCGAAGAGCTTGGTATCGATGAAGCGACGATCGTCAGTCGGGCCGGCGAGACACTCCATGGCTACACGCGCAGCAGGTCGTACCAGATCAAGACGACGCACTGGTTCTGGATGACGACCGGTGCGACCCGGTTCACTCCCCAGGCTGAAGAACAGATCGAAAAAGTAATATGGATGTCGTGGGGCGATGCAAAGAAGAAACTGGCCTATCCTGTGCTCAGAGATCTTCTGAAAGGCCTGAACCCCTCGCAGGCATTGGCGCAAAATTAGGTCCTTGACGCCGGGAGCCGGCCGTACCTTTTGAACATGTTAATCAAGCGCAAAGCCAGATGGGTCCGGTTCTCTGCAACTACTACGTAACGTACCGCTGCAATGCGCGGTGCGGATTCTGCGATATCTGGGAACAGCCATCCCCGATGATATCGCTGTCGGATGCGGAGACAAACCTTGACGATCTGAGACGACTGGGCGTCCGCTTCATCGACTTCACGGGAGGCGAGCCGCTTCTACATCGACATCTCGACCAGTTGCTGGAGATGGCGAAGGACCGCGGATTCCTGACGACCGTCACGACCAACGGACTGCTTTATCCGAAACGGGCAGAAGCGCTGTCCGGCAAGATCGACCTGCTGCATTTTTCGATTGACTCGTCGAATGCGGCCGACCATGATCGCTCTCGCGGAGTGAAGTGCTTCGACAAGCTCATGGAATCCATTGATGTCGCGATGTCCCTGGGCGAGTCGCCGGACCTCCTGCTGACCGTGACGAACGACAACTATGGGGAGATACGGAAGATCTATGAAGAGCTCGCGCTTCCGAACAAGCTGGTCCTCATTCTGAATCCGCTTTTCGAGTACAACTCGCTGGGCGAGCAATTGTCCGAAGACGTCATGCGGCTGATGGAGGAGTTCGGACGCAAGCCGTACACCTATCTGAATCCGGCATTCCTGACGCTCCGAAAGAAAGGGGGGAACGACCCGGACAAGCCGACCTGCAAGGCTGTGTCGTCGACGGTTGTGATATCGCCGTCTAATGAACTCGTGCTTCCATGCTACCACTATGGCCTGGAGAAGGTGCCGATCGAGGGCAAGCTGTACGACCTGTGGCGCTCGGACACGGTCGACGGGCATCGGGCCCTCGAAGGGCGGCATGAGGTGTGCAGGGGCTGTACGATAAACTGCTACTTCGAGCCGAGTTTTTCGCGGTCACCTGG from Rhodothermales bacterium encodes:
- a CDS encoding NUDIX hydrolase, with amino-acid sequence MILFACARDASLSEIQKYGLRFSGLGHKLYRTLAGATRDCGGKILAVELEKADLAGCTIKDTTVLAPQVRLSSFRNLNPYLPLVDVVAGGGLVVKQVKRKNKVIVIHRRGVWDLPKGKRDNGESIETCARREVCEELGIDEATIVSRAGETLHGYTRSRSYQIKTTHWFWMTTGATRFTPQAEEQIEKVIWMSWGDAKKKLAYPVLRDLLKGLNPSQALAQN
- a CDS encoding radical SAM protein yields the protein MGPVLCNYYVTYRCNARCGFCDIWEQPSPMISLSDAETNLDDLRRLGVRFIDFTGGEPLLHRHLDQLLEMAKDRGFLTTVTTNGLLYPKRAEALSGKIDLLHFSIDSSNAADHDRSRGVKCFDKLMESIDVAMSLGESPDLLLTVTNDNYGEIRKIYEELALPNKLVLILNPLFEYNSLGEQLSEDVMRLMEEFGRKPYTYLNPAFLTLRKKGGNDPDKPTCKAVSSTVVISPSNELVLPCYHYGLEKVPIEGKLYDLWRSDTVDGHRALEGRHEVCRGCTINCYFEPSFSRSPGSRYFWQSMPSKIGYGWTKFVVQRMRSRAGTGAALLPEWSSDPAPGTFSGDGSSEVIELPILGRPARSDT